The genomic stretch TAACAATACGCACCATACCAGGCTTGATAGCGGTCAGCAGTGGAGTGTGACCATGGAAAATACCAAGTTCACCCTCACTACCGGTCACCTGAAACGTCTCAACAAGACCAGAGAAAAGTTGTTTCTCTGCACTTACAACGTCTAGGTGAAAGGTTATTGCTGCCATATCGCCTCCTAGTTAGCCTTATAGCTTCTTAGCATTCTCAATAGCTTCGTCAATTGCACCACAGTACATGAACGCTTGCTCTGGAATGTCATCGTATTCACCAGATAGAAGACCTTGGAAGCCACGTAGAGTCTCTTTAAGAGGTACGTAAACGCCTGGGTCACCTGTAAATACTTCCGCTACGTGGTAAGGCTGAGTTAGGAACTTCTCAATCTTACGAGCACGAGATACAACTTGCTTATCTTCTTCAGATAGCTCGTCCATACCTAGGATAGCAATGATATCTTTCAGCTCTTTATAGCGCTGAAGAGTAGACTGAACGCCACGAGCGATGTCGTAGTGCTCTTGTCCAACTACCAATGGATCCAGTTGACGTGAAGTAGAATCTAGCGGGTCGATCGCTGGGTATAGACCCATAGATGCGATGTTACGGTTAAGTACAACCGTTGCATCCAAGTGAGCGAACGTTGTTGCTGGAGACGGGTCAGTCAAGTCATCCGCTGGTACGTATACCGCCTGTACAGACGTGATAGAACCAGATTTAGTTGACGTGATACGCTCTTGTAGAACACCCATTTCTTCAGCTAGCGTAGGTTGGTAACCTACCGCAGAAGGCATACGACCTAGAAGTGCTGATACTTCAGTACCTGCTAGTGTGTAACGGTAGATGTTATCAACGAACAGTAGAACGTCACGACCTTCGTCACGGAAACGCTCTGCCATTGTTAGACCAGTCAGTGCAACACGTAGACGGTTACCTGGTGGCTCGTTCATCTGACCGTAAACCATCGCTACTTTTGATTCTTCAGGTTTTTCAACGTTTACAACGCCAGCTTCCTGCATCTCAAAGTAGAAATCGTTACCTTCACGAGTACGCTCACCTACACCTGCGAATACAGATAGGCCTGAGTGTTGAAGTGCGATGTTGTTGATAAGTTCCATCATGTTAACGGTCTTACCTACACCAGCACCACCGAATAGACCGATTTTACCACCCTTAGCGAATGGACAAATCAAGTCGATTACTTTAACACCAGTTTCTAGAAGAGCTGTCTCGTTAGACTGCTCTTCGTAGCTTGGAGCTTCACGGTGAATTGCGTAATGCTCTTCAGCACCGATTTCACCACACTCATCAATCGCGTCACCTAGGACGTTCATGATACGACCCAATGTCTTAGTACCTACTGGTACTGAGATTGGAGCGCCAGTATTTTCAACTGTCAAACCACGACGTAAACCATCAGAGCTACCCATTACGATTGCGCGAACTACGCCACCGCCAAGTTGTTGCTGAACTTCAAGAACTAGACGTTCTTGTACTTCATTAACATTCAGAGCGTCGTATACACGAGGTACTTCACCCTGTGGGAACTCTACGTCGACTACCGCACCGATGATCTGTACGATCTTACCTGTAGCCATCGTTAATCCTCTAACTATTTAGTTTTACCTAAGCTTAAACCGCAGCTGCGCCTGAAACGATCTCAGAAAGTTCTTGTGTAATCGCCGCTTGACGCGCTTTGTTGTACACAAGTTCTAAGTCATCAATAATGTCACCAGCGTTATCTGTTGCTGATTTCATAGCAATCATTCGAGCCGCTTGCTCACAAGCAAGGTTCTCGACCACACCTTGATATACTTGAGATTCGACGTAGCGAACCAGTAGTGCATCTAGTAGTGGTTTTGGCTCAGGCTCATAAATGTAGTCCCAAGCATGATCGCGTTTCATGTCTTCGCTGTCTGATTTAGGCAAAGGAAGTAATTGATCGATCGTTGGTTCTTGTACCATAGTGTTTTCAAACTTGTTGAACACTACGAACAGGCGATCTAATTCGCCTTCATCATATTTCTTCAGCATAACGCTTACAGAGCCAATCAAATCTTCAAGGCTTGGGCGATCGCCCAGACCAGAAACTTGAGCTGCTACTTTCGCGCCGCTGTTGTTGAAAAATGCTGTTGCTTTAGAACCTACAATTGCAAGCTCTACATCAGCACCTTTCTCAGACCAATCTTTCATGTCGTTCATGGCTTTCTTGAACAAGTTAATGTTCAAACCACCACAAAGGCCACGGTCTGTAGAAACGATGATGTAACCAACACGTTTGGCTTCACGTTCCTCAAGATAAGGATGCTTATACTCGAGGCTACCATTAGCCAAATGACCGATCACTTTACGCATTGTTTCTGCATATGGACGAGTAGCTTCCATTGCGTCTTGAGAACGACGCATTTTTGAAGCTGCTACCATTTCCATTGCTTTCGTAATCTTCTGTGTGCTTTTAACACTACCGATTTTATTACGTATCTCTTTTGCGCCGGCCATCGTTACTCTCCGTTAATGGTATGAGGTGGCCCTAAGACCACCCACCAATTACCAGGTCTGGGTTGCCTTGAAATCGTCAACAAGCTTCTTCAGCTCAGCTTCGATTTCTTTATTGAAAGCACCCGTTGTGTCGATCTGTGTTGCTAGATCGGCATATTGACCACGAGCAAACGACAGTAAAGCAGCTTCAAAGTCTAGAACTTTAGAAAGTTCAACGTCTTGAAGGTATCCACGCTCTGCAGCGAAGATTACTAGAGCTTGGTCAAATACAGACATAGGAGCGTATTGCTTCTGCTTCATCAGTTCTGTAACTTTTTGACCGTGGTCTAGCTGCTTCTTAGTCGCTTCATCAAGATCCGATGAGAACTGTGCAAATGCTGCAAGTTCACGGTATTGAGCTAGTGCAGTACGGATACCGCCAGATAGCTTCTTGATGATTTTAGTCTGCGCCGAACCACCTACACGAGAAACTGAGATACCTGGGTCAACAGCTGGACGTACGCCCGCGTTGAATAGCTCAGTTTGTAGGAAGATCTGACCATCAGTAATCGAGATTACGTTCGTTGGTACGAATGCAGATACGTCACCAGCTTGCGTTTCGATGATAGGAAGAGCAGTTAAAGAACCAGTCTTGCCTTTCACTTCGCCGTTAGTGAACTTCTCTACGTATACTTCGCTTACACGAGCAGCACGCTCTAGTAGACGAGAGTGAAGGTAGAAAACATCACCTGGGAACGCTTCACGACCTGGTGGACGCTTAAGTAGTAGCGAGATTTGACGGTAAGCTACAGCTTGCTTAGATAGATCATCATAAACAATCAGTGCATCTTCACCGCGATCACGGAAGTATTCACCCATCGCACAACCTGCGTATGGCGCTAGGTATTGTAGCGCTGCAGATTCAGAAGCCGATGCAACAACAACAACAGTGTTTGCTAGTGCGCCGTGCTCTTCTAGTTTGCGAACTACGTTAGCAATAGTCGACGCTTTTTGGCCGATAGCTACGTAGATAGAGAAAATACCAGAATCTTTTTGGTTAATAATCGCATCGATCGCCATTGCTGTTTTACCAGTCTGACGGTCACCGATTACTAGTTCACGTTGACCACGACCGATAGGGATCATTGAGTCAACTGACTTGTAACCAGTTTGAACAGGTTGATCTACCGATTTACGGTCGATTACACCTGGTGCGATAATTTCTACAGGCGAAGTTAGTTTCGCTTCGATAGGACCTTTACCATCAATTGGCTCACCTAGCGTGTTTACAACACGACCAAGCATTTCTGGACCTACTGGTACTTCTAGAATACGACCAGTACCTGTAACTTTCATGCCTTCCTGTAGGTCAGCATATGGGCCCATTACAACAGCACCAACCGAATCACGGTTCAAGTTAAGTGCTAGCGCGTAACGGCCACCCGGTAGTTCAATCATTTCACCTTGCATCACGTCCGCTAGGCCGTGAATGCTAAGGATGCCATCGCTTACCGAAACGATAGTACCTTCATTGCGAGCTTCACTAACAACGTCGAAAGATTCAATACGTTGTTTAATTAGATCGCTAATTTCAGTGGAATTAAGTTGCATGCTCCAATCCCCATTAAGACTGCAATGCATCGCTCAGGCGGTCTAAACGACTGCGCGCTGAGTTATCGATGACTAGGTCTCCGGCTCGAATAATAACTCCACTAAGTAGAGTCTCATCTATACTGCAATTCAGCTGAACTTTGCGCGCTAGGCGCTGTTCCAATTTGCTGCTGATATCTGCGCGTTGTTCTTCAGAAAGTTCAACCGCTGAAGTCACTTCAACGTCGATCTCTTTCTCATACTCTTTTTTGAGTATAAAGAACTCTTTGCAAACATCAGGAAAAGCCATTAATCGGCCATTCTCTGCCATCACTTTAATTAAGTTCTGACCGAATTCATCAAATTGTTCGCCACAAATTACAATGAATACTTCAGCTAATTTTTCAGCAGTCATAGAACCGCTTAATAAATTATGAACATCATCATTTTGTGCCACTTCGGCAGCAAAAGTAAGCATCTGACCCCATTGGTCGAGCTCACCTTTATCTACCGCAAAGTCAAACGCTGCTTTAGCATAGGGGCGTGCGATTGTAGTCAAATCAGACATATACAGCCCCTTGCTTTAAAGTTTTGCAGTAATGTTGTTAAGAAGATCATCGTGTACATCTTTATCGATAGTACGTTCAAGGATTTTCTCAGCACCAGCTATAGCCAGAGTTGCGACTTGTTTGCGCAGGTCATCACGGGCACGTGTGCGCTCAGCTTCAATTTCTGCTTCAGCTTGCGCTAAGATCTTCTGGCGTTCTGCCTGAGCCTCTTCGCGAGCTTCATCAATAATTTGAGCTTTACGTTTGTTTGCCTGTTCAATAACCTCAGTTGCAGTGCGCTTTGCTTCTTTCATTTGCTCAGAAGCGTTGGCTTGTGCCAGGTTCAAGTCTTTAGCAGCGCGTTCAGCGGCTACTAGACCGTCAGCAATTTTCTTCTGACGCTCTTCAATTGCTTGCATAATTGGTGGCCATACATATTTCATGCAGAACCAAACAAAAAGTGAAAAAGCAATTGCTTGACCTAACAGAGTTGCGTTCATATTCACAACAGCTACCCCTCGTTAAGAATCAACTACAAAAATTTAATTAACTATTGAGAGTTAATTAGCCTGCTAGTTGACCAACAAATGGGTTAGCAAACGTGAATAGTAGTGCGATTACGATACCGATCATTGGAACAGCATCCAGTAGACCAGCGATGATGAACATCTTAACTTGTAGCATTGGAGCCATTTCAGGTTGACGCGCAGCGCCTTCTAGGAATTTACCACCAAGAATAGCAAAACCAATTGCAGTACCTACGGCACAAAGACCAACAATAATAGCAACAGCGATTGCTGAAAAACTTAGTACAGTTTCCATTTACGTTCTCCGATTAACATTAATAGTTAGAATAAAGCTTAAAAATTTTTTTAGTGATCACTATCTTCATGAGCCATTGATAAGTAAACGATTGTCAACATCATGAAAACAAACGCTTGAATCAAAATAACCAAGATATGGAAGATAGCCCAAGGTAGTGCACCTACCCATTGTAAGTACCACGGTAGCATTGCCGCGATAAGAATAAACACCACCTCACCCGCAAACATATTACCAAATAAACGCATACCTAGAGATAGTGGCTTCGCTAATAACGAAATTACCTCAAGTACCAAGTTAAATGGAATCATGATTGGGTGATTAAATGGATGCAGTGCCAATTCTTTAGCAAATCCGCCTAGGCCTTTTACTTTGATGCTGTAGTAGATCATCAGAGCAAAAACACCCAAAGCCATTGCCATGGTTATATTTACATCAGCTGTAGGAACCACTTTCAAGTAAGGGATACCTAGCCAATGCTCTGCGGGATATGGTAAGAAATCGATAGGCACTAAGTCCATCAAGTTCATTAAGATAATCCAGCAGAATATAGTCAGTGCTAGTGGGGCAATCAGAGGGTTGCGGCCATGGAAAGTTTCTTTAACGTTGTCGCCAACGAATTCCACTACCATTTCAACAAAACACTGAAGCTTACCAGGTACACCTACTGTTGCTTTCTTAGCGACTGAGCGAAAAACCCAAAGGAATAACATCCCTGTCAACACCGAAAAAAACAGACTGTCTATATGTACGTTCCAGAAACTTGTCTCCTCTACAAGACCAAACTTAGCTAAAGAAAGGTTTTGTAAGTGGTGCTCAATGTATCCGGATGCTGTTGGCGCAGCCATAACTCATCCTATTTTTTATTGTTAATGAAAAGCACTGGCGCAAAGATATTAATACCTAGAACCAGTAAATAGGTCAGTTTGAGGGGAACTAATTCCACCTGCATATACATGTAGACAATAGAGAATAGTAGAACTGTGATAAGGATTTTTAGCGCTTCGCCTGCATAGAACGACGCCGCAACTAACTTAGTTGCGCGAGCTCCACAAAATAGGAAAGCACACACACAAAAAACTACATTCGCGATGACAAAAATACCGCCACCGATTAATGCAGCAAAACCCCAATCAGGATTAACAGCTAAACCCAACCCTATCGCCACTAATATAACCGCGCTAAGCTCGATCAATAACATTTGCTTTGCAAGCACTCGTCCTGGTCTTGCTAACGCCGCTACCATGTATTCGTTCCTCTTTTAAGCCTTCTTTACTACTCGCTTAAAAGCGTGCTGAGAAATTGGCGAAAATTATACGTTCAGCCAAATTGATTGCAATAACAATGCAGCAATCATTTACATTTTTGTATACAAACCTACAACTTTTGTACGAAATTACTTGTTTATTACATAATTGACCTAAATCAATTATCTCATTTAGTACTCTAGTTTAGCAATAAGTTGCTCTAATTTGTGAGGCTCATCAAGAGTAATTGTCACTTTTGACTTACCGCTAACAGAACGAGTAACTGAAACGTTTGCTTGCAATTTTTCCGTGAGTCTTCGTGAAAGTTCGATAGCTTCTGTATCTTCAGGCTTCGATTCAGGTTCAACGTCTGGTTTTAAGCACTTTTTGACAAGTTGCTCTGTTTGACGCACGGTCATTTTTTTGGTTGCCGCTGTGTTTGCTGCTTCAACCTGGGTATCACCCTCTAGCGCAAGCAGTGCTCGAGCATGCCCCATTTCCAGTTGTTTATTGGAAACTAAACCTTTTACTTCATTTTCGAGCTGATTTAGACGTAATAAGTTACTGACCGTTGCTCTCGATTTACCGATCACATCAGCGACTTGTTGATGCGTCAGTTCAAATTCGTTCTGTAGACGCTCTAGTGCTTGTGATTCTTCGATAACATTCAGGTCTTCACGCTGAATATTCTCGATCAATGCCATCGCAATCGCGGCTTTGTCTTCCACTCGCTTGATCAGACATGGCACTTGTTTTAGGCCTGCTTGACGAGCTGCTCTCCAACGACGTTCACCAGCGATGATCTCAAACTGGTCGTGCGCTAAAGGACGTACTACGATTGGCTGAATAATGCCTTGAGACTGGATTGACGCTGCTAGTTCTTCTAGCGCTTCAGGCGCAATATCCTTACGCGGTTGATAAACACCTGGCTTCAAGCAACCAACAGCCAATTCTGTTAGCTCTCCATCAGCAGACAACGCCTGACTATGAGAAGCAACTTGCTGTTTTTCACGAGCCAACGAGCTAGTTGCAAGCAATGCATCTAGCCCCTTTCCTAAACCACGCTTAGACATTGAGCGAATTCCTTTGGTTAGACCTATACTGGGACTTCTTCACGACGCAACATTTCGCCTGCCAGAGCAAGATATGCTTTAGCACCTGCGGAATATTTGTCGTAGTACATTGCTGGCTTGCCATGACTTGGCGCTTCTGCCAGACGCACATTTCTAGGGATCACAGTTCGGTAGACTTTGCTACCGAAGTGTTTTTTGAGTTGATCAGATACTTCGTTCGATAAGCGGTTTCGAGGATCATACATAGTACGCAGAAGACCTTCGATCTTCAGGTTCTCGTTAACAACCGCAGCGAGCTTACTGATGGTATCCATCAACGCAGTCAAACCTTCCAGAGCAAAGTATTCACATTGCATTGGAACTAACACGGAGTCGGCCGCAGCCATCGCGTTAATTGTAAGAAGATTTAGAGAAGGTGGGCAATCAATAAAGATGAAATCATAATTATCGCGAATGGATGCCAGTGCATTCTTAAGGCGAACTTCGCGAGCAAAGACTTCCATCAGCTTGATTTCTGCCGCAGTAACATCACCGTTAGCGGCGATGAGGTCGTAATTGCCAGACGTACTTCGACAAACTACCTCATCAAATGGGGTGTCTTCAACCAACAAATCGTAAGCAGTTGCTTCAACTTGATATTTGTCGACACCGCTCGCCATAGTGGCATTACCTTGGGGATCGAGGTCAACAACCAATATCTTGCGTTTTGTCGCCGCCATTGATGCTGCTAAATTAATGCAAGTTGTTGTTTTTCCTACGCCGCCCTTCTGGTTGGCAATTGCTACGATTCTACCCACTATGGCCTCGCTGATTATCCCTGACGCGATAAAGTTACTAGATGACGCTCTCCATCAAGCTCTGGTACTTGCAAAGCTTTAATGTCTGTCACTGAACACCATTCAGGTAACAGGTCGATTTCGTCTCTAGGATGTTGTCCCTTAAGAGCCAAAAATACACCGGATTGCTCTTTAGGTAAATGGTGACACCACTCTACCATGTCTGTCATTGATGCAAATGCACGACTGAGCACTGCATCAAACTTTTCTTCAGGTTGAAACTCTTCAACACGACTTTGAACCGGCACAACGTTGTCGATACCCAGCTCATGAATCACCTGTTTGATAAAACGAATACGCTTACCCAGGCTATCTAGCAAGTAAAACTCGCAGTCAGGATTCATGATTGAGAGCGGAATCCCAGGAAGACCAGGGCCAGTGCCAACGTCAATAAAGCGCTTACCTTGTAAGTGAGTGCTAACAATGATGCTATCTAAGATATGTTTCACCATCATTTCTAGTGGATCACGAACCGACGTTAGGTTGTACGCTTTGTTCCACTTATTGAGCAACTCAACGTAGCCTACCAATTGGCCACGTTGTTTTTCAGATACTTCTAATTCAGTCTGGCCAATCAGGTGATCCAGTTTCTCGCGTAATGCGCTCATTATGCTTCCTCACCTTTTTTTAATAGGCCATGCTTTTTCAGGTAAACCAACAAAATTGAGATTGCTGCAGGTGTGATACCTGAAATACGAGAAGCAATACCAATAGAGTCTGGCTTAGTGGTTGTCAGTTTTAGAACCACTTCGTTAGAAAGCCCCTTCACCTTGCTGTAATCGATATCAGCAGGCAGTTTGGTGTTTTCATGACGCAGTGATTTTTCGATTTCATCTTGTTGGCGCTGAATGTAGCCTTCGTACTTCACTTGGATCTCAACTTGCTCAGACGCTTGTTGATCTTCCAATGCTGGGCCAAAACGATCCAATGCCGTGAGCTGTGAATAAGTCATTTCAGGACGACGAAGAAGATCTTCACCACTCGCTTCGCGAGACATTGGTGTTTTTAGGATCTGGTTTAATGCACCGATGTCTTCAGACTTTGGATTAATCCAAGTTTCTTTCAGACGTTGACGCTCCTTCTCCATGTTGTCCATTTTTTCGTTGAAACGTGCCCAACGCGCATCGTCAACAAGGCCAAGTTCACGAGACTTCTCAGTCAATCGGATATCAGCGTTATCTTCGCGAAGCAACAAACGGTATTCCGCACGAGACGTAAACATACGGTAAGGTTCTTTAGTGCCCATCGTTGATAGGTCATCAATAAGAACGCCCATGTAAGCTTGGTCACGACGTGGGCTCCAGCCTTCTTTGCCTTGTGTAAACAAACTCGCATTCAGACCGGCCATTAAGCCTTGTGCTGCCGCTTCTTCGTAACCCGTTGTACCGTTGATCTGGCCAGCAAAGAACAGACCCTTGATAAACTTGGTTTCGTAAGTCAGCTTAAGATCGCGAGGGTCAAAGAAATCGTACTCAATCGCATAGCCTGGGCGAACGATATGAGCATTTTCAAAGCCCTTCATAGAGCGAACGATTTGAACCTGTACATCAAACGGCAGACTGGTTGAGATACCGTTCGGGTATAGCTCATGTGTCGTTAGACCTTCAGGCTCAATAAAGATTTGGTGGCTGTTCTTGTCAGCAAAACGCATCACTTTGTCTTCAATCGAAGGACAGTAACGAGGGCCAATACCTTCAATCACACCCGCGTACATTGGGCTGCGATCAAGATTGGCACGAATAACGTCGTGTGTATTCTCGTTGGTATGCGTGATGTAACACGGGATTTGACGAGGCTGTTGCGCTCGGTTACCCATGAACGAGAAAACAGGGGTTGGGTTATCACCGTGCTGAACTTCAAGCTCAGAAAAATCAACGCTACGTGCATCGATACGTGGCGGTGTACCTGTTTTCAGGCGATCAACTCGGAATGGAAGATCACGAAGACGGTCAGCCAGTGCGATCGATGGTGGATCACCCGCACGACCACCAGAAGAGCTCTCCATACCAATATGGATCTTTCCGCCTAGGAATGTGCCTACAGTCAATACCACAGCATCTGCGCGGAACTTAAGGCCCATCTGTGTCACCACACCCACCACTTGATCTTGTTCAACGATCAAATCATCAACCGACTGTTGGAATAAAGTCAGGTTTGGTGTGTTTTCAAGAACGTTACGAACAAACGCTTTGTAAAGCGCGCGGTCAGCTTGTGCACGAGTTGCACGAACCGCAGGGCCTTTTGATGCGTTCAATGTTCTGAACTGAATACCTGCATGATCAATAGCTTGCGCCATTAATCCACCCATTGCATCGACCTCTTTTACCAAGTGGCCCTTACCGATCCCGCCAATGGCTGGGTTACAAGACATTTGTCCTAATGTATCGATATTATGAGTAAGTAATAACGTACTTTGACCAGTACGTGCAGATGCGAGTGCGGCTTCCGTTCCTGCATGGCCACCACCAACAACGATGACGTCAAATTTTTCGTGATAAAGCATGAACCGACCTCAGGTATTCAAACGTTTTCTAGACTGATAAAAAGGAGCGATATTCTACCTGTTTTCATAGCCTGAGAAAACGTTTTTGGAATTTTTCGAGAAAGCTGTTTTTAATTAATATAGATAAGATCTTTAAGGAGATCTTTTATTAGATCTATTATTAGGATCGAGGTGGTCTGTGGATAAGTCGAAAATGATCAACGAGATCATGGATCTTTTTTGGATCAAATGATGTGATCTAACTTTGATCAGGATGAGGATTAGCTGGGATCAAAATGGCTACTTATTCACAGGGGGAAATTGGCTTAAAACTTGTTATTTGGATAACTATAGGTTAATCACCGTATATGTATGATCTTATCCACAACGAAAATCGAAAATAAATCGCTTATATTCGATATTTTTGAAAAAAAGTTATTCACAATCACGATATTCGGAGCCAAAAAAAGCGGCATAAGCCGCTTCTGGGAAGAAAAGAGAGGTTAAAACTGGTCGCTATGATCGTTAAACCATTCTTCTGCAGCATCTTCAGGTACCGGAGTTTCTAATACATCGATGGTAAAACAAGCTGAAATCGGTTTTGCACCGAGGTTTTCCAGTTGGCTGTGGACGGATTTCCCGGCCAAACAGAAGGTATCGTAGCTTGAATCGCCAAGCGCCACGACAGCAAAGCGAACTTGGTTTAAGTCTGGAGACTGTTGGGTTAATGCGTCGATAAAAGGCTTAATATTGTCTGGAAACTCACCCGCACCATGAGTTGAAGTCACCAATAACCAAAAGCCCTGTTGTGGAATATTATCGTACTCAGGCTGATTATGTAGGGTGATCTCATGACCTTGTTCTTCAAGAAGATCATTAAGGTGATCGCCAACGTATTCGGCGCCGCCTAGGGTGCTGCCTGTAATAATGTGGATCATTAAACTGTCCTTACTAAAGAAAAAGGCCAGCATTAGCTGGCCTTTAAAGGTTATTTACCGATACAGAAAGAAGAGAAGATACGACCTAAAAGATCGTCTGAGCTGAACTCACCCGTGATCTCATTAAGGTGCTGTTGAGTGATACGAAGCTCTTCCGCTAAGATCTCTCCAGCCATATAGCCTTCAAGTTGTTGTTGGCCAATATCCAGGTGCTCAGAGGCGCGTTCTAGGGCGTCTAAGTGGCGACGACGCGCCATAAATCCACCTTCATGACCACCAGCAAAGCCCATGCAATCCTTAAGGTGGCTGCGCAGAGCATCAACACCTTGGCCTGTTTTCGCAGATAGGCGGATTAGGGTTGGATCGTTCACATGGCAAATGCCCAGCTCTTCACTGGTTTGATCCGCTTTATTACGAATTACCGTCATACCGATGTTATTTGG from Vibrio pomeroyi encodes the following:
- the atpD gene encoding F0F1 ATP synthase subunit beta, giving the protein MATGKIVQIIGAVVDVEFPQGEVPRVYDALNVNEVQERLVLEVQQQLGGGVVRAIVMGSSDGLRRGLTVENTGAPISVPVGTKTLGRIMNVLGDAIDECGEIGAEEHYAIHREAPSYEEQSNETALLETGVKVIDLICPFAKGGKIGLFGGAGVGKTVNMMELINNIALQHSGLSVFAGVGERTREGNDFYFEMQEAGVVNVEKPEESKVAMVYGQMNEPPGNRLRVALTGLTMAERFRDEGRDVLLFVDNIYRYTLAGTEVSALLGRMPSAVGYQPTLAEEMGVLQERITSTKSGSITSVQAVYVPADDLTDPSPATTFAHLDATVVLNRNIASMGLYPAIDPLDSTSRQLDPLVVGQEHYDIARGVQSTLQRYKELKDIIAILGMDELSEEDKQVVSRARKIEKFLTQPYHVAEVFTGDPGVYVPLKETLRGFQGLLSGEYDDIPEQAFMYCGAIDEAIENAKKL
- the atpF gene encoding F0F1 ATP synthase subunit B, whose protein sequence is MNMNATLLGQAIAFSLFVWFCMKYVWPPIMQAIEERQKKIADGLVAAERAAKDLNLAQANASEQMKEAKRTATEVIEQANKRKAQIIDEAREEAQAERQKILAQAEAEIEAERTRARDDLRKQVATLAIAGAEKILERTIDKDVHDDLLNNITAKL
- the atpE gene encoding F0F1 ATP synthase subunit C yields the protein METVLSFSAIAVAIIVGLCAVGTAIGFAILGGKFLEGAARQPEMAPMLQVKMFIIAGLLDAVPMIGIVIALLFTFANPFVGQLAG
- a CDS encoding F0F1 ATP synthase subunit I, which gives rise to MVAALARPGRVLAKQMLLIELSAVILVAIGLGLAVNPDWGFAALIGGGIFVIANVVFCVCAFLFCGARATKLVAASFYAGEALKILITVLLFSIVYMYMQVELVPLKLTYLLVLGINIFAPVLFINNKK
- a CDS encoding ParB/RepB/Spo0J family partition protein gives rise to the protein MSKRGLGKGLDALLATSSLAREKQQVASHSQALSADGELTELAVGCLKPGVYQPRKDIAPEALEELAASIQSQGIIQPIVVRPLAHDQFEIIAGERRWRAARQAGLKQVPCLIKRVEDKAAIAMALIENIQREDLNVIEESQALERLQNEFELTHQQVADVIGKSRATVSNLLRLNQLENEVKGLVSNKQLEMGHARALLALEGDTQVEAANTAATKKMTVRQTEQLVKKCLKPDVEPESKPEDTEAIELSRRLTEKLQANVSVTRSVSGKSKVTITLDEPHKLEQLIAKLEY
- a CDS encoding ParA family protein — encoded protein: MGRIVAIANQKGGVGKTTTCINLAASMAATKRKILVVDLDPQGNATMASGVDKYQVEATAYDLLVEDTPFDEVVCRSTSGNYDLIAANGDVTAAEIKLMEVFAREVRLKNALASIRDNYDFIFIDCPPSLNLLTINAMAAADSVLVPMQCEYFALEGLTALMDTISKLAAVVNENLKIEGLLRTMYDPRNRLSNEVSDQLKKHFGSKVYRTVIPRNVRLAEAPSHGKPAMYYDKYSAGAKAYLALAGEMLRREEVPV
- the atpG gene encoding F0F1 ATP synthase subunit gamma, encoding MAGAKEIRNKIGSVKSTQKITKAMEMVAASKMRRSQDAMEATRPYAETMRKVIGHLANGSLEYKHPYLEEREAKRVGYIIVSTDRGLCGGLNINLFKKAMNDMKDWSEKGADVELAIVGSKATAFFNNSGAKVAAQVSGLGDRPSLEDLIGSVSVMLKKYDEGELDRLFVVFNKFENTMVQEPTIDQLLPLPKSDSEDMKRDHAWDYIYEPEPKPLLDALLVRYVESQVYQGVVENLACEQAARMIAMKSATDNAGDIIDDLELVYNKARQAAITQELSEIVSGAAAV
- the atpH gene encoding F0F1 ATP synthase subunit delta, which codes for MSDLTTIARPYAKAAFDFAVDKGELDQWGQMLTFAAEVAQNDDVHNLLSGSMTAEKLAEVFIVICGEQFDEFGQNLIKVMAENGRLMAFPDVCKEFFILKKEYEKEIDVEVTSAVELSEEQRADISSKLEQRLARKVQLNCSIDETLLSGVIIRAGDLVIDNSARSRLDRLSDALQS
- the atpA gene encoding F0F1 ATP synthase subunit alpha, which produces MQLNSTEISDLIKQRIESFDVVSEARNEGTIVSVSDGILSIHGLADVMQGEMIELPGGRYALALNLNRDSVGAVVMGPYADLQEGMKVTGTGRILEVPVGPEMLGRVVNTLGEPIDGKGPIEAKLTSPVEIIAPGVIDRKSVDQPVQTGYKSVDSMIPIGRGQRELVIGDRQTGKTAMAIDAIINQKDSGIFSIYVAIGQKASTIANVVRKLEEHGALANTVVVVASASESAALQYLAPYAGCAMGEYFRDRGEDALIVYDDLSKQAVAYRQISLLLKRPPGREAFPGDVFYLHSRLLERAARVSEVYVEKFTNGEVKGKTGSLTALPIIETQAGDVSAFVPTNVISITDGQIFLQTELFNAGVRPAVDPGISVSRVGGSAQTKIIKKLSGGIRTALAQYRELAAFAQFSSDLDEATKKQLDHGQKVTELMKQKQYAPMSVFDQALVIFAAERGYLQDVELSKVLDFEAALLSFARGQYADLATQIDTTGAFNKEIEAELKKLVDDFKATQTW
- the atpB gene encoding F0F1 ATP synthase subunit A, with the translated sequence MAAPTASGYIEHHLQNLSLAKFGLVEETSFWNVHIDSLFFSVLTGMLFLWVFRSVAKKATVGVPGKLQCFVEMVVEFVGDNVKETFHGRNPLIAPLALTIFCWIILMNLMDLVPIDFLPYPAEHWLGIPYLKVVPTADVNITMAMALGVFALMIYYSIKVKGLGGFAKELALHPFNHPIMIPFNLVLEVISLLAKPLSLGMRLFGNMFAGEVVFILIAAMLPWYLQWVGALPWAIFHILVILIQAFVFMMLTIVYLSMAHEDSDH
- the rsmG gene encoding 16S rRNA (guanine(527)-N(7))-methyltransferase RsmG; its protein translation is MSALREKLDHLIGQTELEVSEKQRGQLVGYVELLNKWNKAYNLTSVRDPLEMMVKHILDSIIVSTHLQGKRFIDVGTGPGLPGIPLSIMNPDCEFYLLDSLGKRIRFIKQVIHELGIDNVVPVQSRVEEFQPEEKFDAVLSRAFASMTDMVEWCHHLPKEQSGVFLALKGQHPRDEIDLLPEWCSVTDIKALQVPELDGERHLVTLSRQG